One window from the genome of Myxococcota bacterium encodes:
- a CDS encoding OmpA family protein, translating into MRQSFGAASAAVTMVATGWLAAACAMPPLAEKAPMNVGPVAIERGEWRTMDNVVIVTDGSGTTYADESFPTGKALSQATASALPEKGARAKSTTYNAGNIGFGGDARVGRALAPFDRAALRAGVDATHVMGRVDGGGGDTPLHAVLGEVGEQLAGKSGPAAVILYTDGDVHCAKQTVDAARALAASRSDAVCIHAVRIGARDGGEQVLRDVVAAGSSCGSYRAAADVASPNALASFVHGVMVGAAPAAPAPRAAGPNACEGMVLEGVEFATNRADLVGRSPAILDAAAQQLAACPDVRLVVEGHTDSQGAAEYNQGLSERRAASVRSFLVGAGVEASRLTSVGVGEERPIATNDTAEGRQRNRRVELRVR; encoded by the coding sequence ATGCGACAGAGCTTCGGAGCGGCTTCGGCCGCGGTGACGATGGTGGCGACGGGATGGCTCGCGGCGGCGTGCGCGATGCCGCCGCTCGCCGAGAAGGCGCCGATGAACGTGGGCCCCGTGGCGATCGAGCGCGGCGAGTGGCGCACGATGGACAACGTCGTGATCGTGACCGACGGGTCGGGCACGACGTATGCGGACGAGAGCTTCCCGACCGGGAAGGCGCTCTCGCAGGCGACGGCGTCGGCGCTGCCCGAGAAGGGCGCGCGCGCGAAGTCGACGACGTACAACGCGGGCAACATCGGCTTCGGCGGCGACGCGCGCGTCGGCCGGGCGCTCGCGCCCTTCGACCGCGCGGCGCTGCGCGCGGGCGTCGACGCGACGCACGTGATGGGCCGCGTCGACGGCGGCGGCGGCGACACGCCGCTCCACGCCGTGCTCGGCGAGGTCGGCGAGCAGCTCGCGGGGAAGAGCGGCCCGGCCGCCGTCATCCTCTACACCGACGGCGACGTGCACTGCGCGAAGCAGACGGTCGACGCGGCGCGCGCGCTCGCGGCGTCGCGCTCCGATGCGGTGTGCATCCACGCGGTGCGCATCGGCGCGCGCGACGGCGGCGAGCAGGTGCTGCGCGACGTCGTGGCCGCGGGCTCGAGCTGCGGCAGCTACCGCGCGGCGGCCGACGTCGCGAGCCCGAACGCGCTCGCGAGCTTCGTGCACGGCGTGATGGTGGGCGCGGCCCCGGCCGCGCCCGCACCGCGCGCGGCCGGCCCGAACGCCTGCGAGGGCATGGTGCTCGAGGGCGTCGAGTTCGCGACGAACCGCGCCGACCTCGTCGGCCGCAGCCCGGCGATCCTCGACGCGGCCGCGCAGCAGCTCGCGGCCTGCCCGGACGTGCGGCTCGTCGTCGAGGGCCACACGGATTCGCAGGGCGCGGCCGAGTACAACCAGGGTCTCTCGGAGCGCCGCGCGGCCTCGGTGCGCAGCTTCCTCGTCGGGGCCGGCGTCGAGGCGTCGCGGCTCACGTCGGTGGGCGTCGGCGAGGAGCGCCCGATCGCGACGAACGACACGGCGGAGGGCCGCCAGCGCAACCGGCGCGTCGAGCTGCGCGTTCGTTAG
- a CDS encoding DUF1214 domain-containing protein, whose protein sequence is MPAQPPTESQKKLFELLDVLREASERRYGPEWGIEQPGDVAEGQRNLLHFLQGGLYSHMEADPARPVFRRIVTNTRKFRGDNPDAIYFDAHVRGDLEYLVRGHMAGAVYFSVTIEEGPGEAHYATGTAAGLNDSEMDIAPDGSFEIFVSANDPGDGRNWLRLSPTAQSITTRHYFEDEVCASADPSRPVPLSIEVLGDPGPPRVWNDATIAAAIARVIHFVRDDTLGQAPRKPEDQPTWVSTTPNVFHPPEKPGSMAFSAMDIAYAMCPYVCGPDQALVMTGRFPECRFSNVNLWNRYMQTYDFDNRRVSLNRKQTTLEADGSFRMIISHTDPGDAVTKGNWLDTEGRPFGIVYWRFLLPEGPIETPRIEAVPLASLKR, encoded by the coding sequence ATGCCCGCCCAGCCCCCGACCGAGAGCCAGAAGAAGCTGTTCGAGCTGCTCGACGTGCTGCGCGAGGCGAGCGAGCGGCGCTACGGCCCCGAGTGGGGCATCGAGCAGCCGGGCGACGTCGCCGAGGGTCAGCGCAACCTGCTCCACTTCCTGCAGGGCGGGCTCTACTCGCACATGGAGGCCGACCCTGCGCGCCCGGTCTTCCGGCGCATCGTCACGAACACGCGCAAGTTCCGCGGCGACAACCCCGACGCCATCTACTTCGACGCCCACGTGCGCGGCGACCTCGAGTACCTCGTGCGCGGCCACATGGCGGGAGCCGTCTACTTCTCGGTGACGATCGAGGAGGGCCCGGGCGAGGCGCACTACGCGACGGGCACGGCGGCCGGGCTCAACGACTCCGAGATGGACATCGCGCCCGACGGCTCGTTCGAGATCTTCGTGTCGGCGAACGATCCGGGCGACGGGCGCAACTGGCTGCGGCTCTCGCCGACGGCGCAGTCGATCACGACGCGCCACTACTTCGAGGACGAGGTGTGCGCGTCCGCCGACCCGTCGCGCCCCGTGCCGCTCTCGATCGAGGTGCTCGGCGACCCGGGCCCGCCGCGCGTCTGGAACGATGCGACGATCGCGGCCGCGATCGCGCGCGTCATCCACTTCGTGCGCGACGACACGCTCGGCCAGGCGCCGCGCAAGCCCGAGGACCAGCCGACCTGGGTGTCGACGACGCCCAACGTCTTCCACCCGCCCGAGAAGCCCGGCTCGATGGCCTTCAGCGCGATGGACATCGCGTACGCGATGTGCCCCTACGTCTGCGGCCCCGATCAGGCGCTCGTGATGACGGGCCGCTTCCCGGAGTGCCGCTTCTCGAACGTGAACCTGTGGAACCGCTACATGCAGACCTACGACTTCGACAACCGCCGCGTCTCGCTCAACCGCAAGCAGACGACGCTCGAGGCCGACGGCAGCTTCCGCATGATCATCAGCCACACGGATCCGGGCGACGCGGTGACGAAGGGCAACTGGCTCGACACCGAGGGGCGGCCGTTCGGCATCGTCTACTGGCGCTTCCTGCTGCCCGAGGGCCCGATCGAGACGCCGAGGATCGAGGCCGTCCCGCTCGCGAGCCTGAAACGCTAG
- a CDS encoding amidohydrolase: MGPIARTVLAAAFLCGACTAPPPAEDASGEASAPVAEAPAPATTIYRGGAILTVDGAGTVAQALAVRGDEIAAVGDEGDVLALAGPDTRVVDLAGRALAPGFVDAHGHLTLVARFAQTVNVASPPVGPVRSIKELQDLLRRHIDEQHIPVGQVIVGTGYDDALLAEHRHPDKFDLDAVSTSHPILLVHVSSHLVTANQAMLDAAHVDETTPDPPGGVFRRVEGSREPNGVMEEHAMYAGFRAMPQPTPAQLLGALGDAQREYARYGFTTVQDGATDAASFRLLRAANANGALFLDVTAYPTWADFDGVVAELEAEGGAVGRYDGHLVLRGGKLVLDGSPQGRTAWLTKPYHRVPAGKPADYAGYPALDDEVVYAFASKLRARGIPVLAHANGDAAAEQWIRTVERIEREQGPADWRPVMIHAQALRRDQLPRMAALGMIPSFFVAHTFYWGDWHRDVVFGPERAAAISPAASALEAGLRVTIHNDAPVVPPKGAFLLWTAVNRVTRSGKVLGPDERLTPLEALRAITIDAAYQAFEERRKGSLEPGKLADLVVLSASPLDVEPDAIRDIEVVETIKAGRTVWSADAPNASR; this comes from the coding sequence GTGGGCCCGATCGCGCGCACCGTCCTCGCCGCCGCATTCCTGTGCGGCGCGTGCACCGCTCCGCCGCCGGCGGAGGACGCATCCGGTGAGGCGTCGGCTCCCGTCGCCGAGGCGCCTGCGCCCGCGACGACGATCTACCGCGGCGGCGCGATCCTCACCGTCGACGGCGCCGGCACCGTGGCGCAGGCGCTCGCCGTGCGCGGGGACGAGATCGCGGCGGTCGGCGACGAGGGCGACGTGCTCGCGCTCGCCGGCCCCGACACGCGCGTGGTCGACCTCGCGGGCCGCGCGCTCGCGCCGGGCTTCGTCGACGCGCACGGCCACCTCACGCTCGTCGCGCGCTTCGCGCAGACGGTGAACGTCGCGTCGCCGCCCGTCGGCCCGGTGCGCAGCATCAAGGAGCTGCAGGATCTCCTGCGCCGCCACATCGACGAGCAGCACATTCCGGTCGGGCAGGTCATCGTCGGCACGGGCTACGACGACGCGCTGCTCGCCGAGCATCGCCACCCCGACAAGTTCGATCTCGACGCCGTCTCGACGTCGCATCCCATCCTTCTCGTCCACGTGTCGAGCCACCTCGTCACCGCCAACCAGGCGATGCTCGACGCCGCGCACGTCGACGAGACGACGCCCGACCCGCCGGGCGGCGTGTTCCGCCGCGTCGAGGGATCGCGCGAGCCGAACGGCGTGATGGAGGAGCACGCGATGTACGCGGGCTTCCGCGCGATGCCGCAGCCGACGCCCGCGCAGCTGCTCGGCGCGCTCGGCGACGCGCAGCGCGAGTACGCGCGCTACGGCTTCACGACCGTGCAGGACGGCGCGACGGACGCCGCGAGCTTCCGCCTGCTGCGCGCCGCGAACGCGAACGGCGCGCTCTTCCTCGACGTGACGGCGTACCCGACGTGGGCCGACTTCGACGGCGTCGTCGCCGAGCTCGAAGCCGAGGGCGGTGCGGTGGGGCGCTACGACGGCCACCTCGTCCTGCGCGGCGGAAAGCTCGTGCTCGACGGCTCGCCGCAGGGGCGCACGGCCTGGCTCACGAAGCCCTACCACCGCGTGCCCGCCGGGAAGCCCGCCGACTACGCGGGCTACCCGGCGCTCGACGACGAGGTCGTGTACGCGTTCGCGAGCAAGCTGCGCGCGCGCGGCATTCCCGTGCTCGCGCACGCGAACGGCGATGCGGCGGCCGAGCAGTGGATCCGCACGGTCGAGCGCATCGAGCGCGAGCAGGGCCCGGCCGACTGGCGGCCGGTGATGATCCACGCACAGGCGCTCCGCCGCGATCAGCTCCCGCGCATGGCGGCGCTCGGCATGATCCCGAGCTTCTTCGTCGCGCACACCTTCTACTGGGGCGACTGGCACCGCGACGTCGTCTTCGGGCCCGAACGCGCCGCCGCCATCAGCCCCGCTGCGAGCGCGCTCGAGGCGGGGCTGCGCGTGACGATCCACAACGATGCGCCCGTCGTGCCGCCGAAGGGCGCGTTCCTGCTCTGGACCGCGGTGAACCGCGTGACGCGCAGCGGGAAGGTGCTCGGCCCCGACGAGCGGCTCACGCCGCTCGAGGCGCTGCGCGCGATCACGATCGACGCCGCCTATCAAGCGTTCGAGGAGCGTCGCAAGGGCTCGCTCGAGCCGGGCAAGCTCGCCGATCTCGTCGTGCTCTCGGCGAGCCCGCTCGACGTCGAGCCCGACGCGATCCGCGACATCGAGGTCGTCGAGACGATCAAGGCCGGCCGCACCGTGTGGAGCGCGGACGCACCGAACGCGAGCCGCTGA
- a CDS encoding DUF488 family protein has translation MSARRGARSTRLRTKRVYEPADDADGVRVLIDRLWPRGIAKAAARIDYWARDVAPSTELRRWYEHDPDKWSAFRERYFAELDANPDGVAALRRALGAGPATIVFSSKEERWNNATALVEYLARAKRRA, from the coding sequence GTGAGCGCGAGGCGCGGCGCGCGCTCGACGCGCCTGCGCACGAAGCGCGTCTACGAGCCCGCCGACGACGCGGACGGCGTTCGCGTCCTGATCGATCGCCTCTGGCCCCGCGGCATCGCGAAGGCCGCCGCGCGCATCGACTACTGGGCGCGCGACGTCGCCCCCTCGACCGAGCTGCGCCGCTGGTACGAGCACGATCCCGACAAGTGGAGCGCCTTCCGCGAGCGCTACTTCGCCGAGCTCGACGCGAACCCGGACGGCGTGGCGGCGCTCCGCCGCGCCCTCGGCGCGGGCCCGGCGACCATCGTCTTCTCGTCCAAGGAGGAGCGCTGGAACAACGCGACCGCGCTCGTCGAGTACCTCGCGCGCGCGAAGCGCCGCGCCTAG
- a CDS encoding metal-sensitive transcriptional regulator, whose translation MLDAETKRKVEAALKRIGGQVAGIQRMVDEERYCVDVLHQIAAAEGALERVGRLILSAHIDTCVASALESGSPRAGRKKAQELKDVLARFGWRSG comes from the coding sequence ATGCTCGACGCGGAGACGAAGCGGAAGGTGGAGGCGGCGCTCAAGCGCATCGGGGGGCAGGTGGCCGGCATCCAGCGGATGGTGGACGAGGAGCGCTACTGCGTGGACGTCCTGCATCAGATCGCGGCGGCCGAGGGCGCGCTCGAGCGCGTCGGCAGGCTGATCCTGTCCGCGCACATCGACACCTGCGTCGCGAGCGCGCTCGAGAGCGGGAGCCCGCGCGCGGGTCGCAAGAAGGCGCAGGAGCTGAAGGACGTGCTCGCGCGCTTCGGCTGGAGGAGCGGCTAG
- a CDS encoding TolC family protein — protein MHAGYGFPSAVRAARARSACTAVVAACAALVVATLPARAATPTAAATPSPQGAEGAPLSPPRPLPLAWCLERAAVANPDIAELAALLDAAGERIAQAGALEDVRFAYEASNVPTGTFDFDSTMMSGHQLGLRQQLPFPGLLASRERAAERGRDAAAFAVANRERTVASAVEVAWAELGYAQRALAITDRNLELLRQLASAAEAKYAVGSGMQADVLRAQVELTSLLEMRLAHEARVEAANARLVALLDLPPATALPPTASGDEPPPAPALAPLLARLASSSPLLEGLAAQVEQQRHAVDAAELEGLPDVDVGIGYRVRSSVPGDPVRGDDFLSAGVTVRLPVNRARWRAHAAEQRALLRAAEARLRSQTAAASARARDAHAALARADAALALLRTGLVPQAAQSFEASRSAYEVGRLDFTDVLESQMRLLDVEVRAERARADRHAGWAGLEAVVGADLR, from the coding sequence ATGCACGCCGGATACGGATTCCCGAGCGCGGTGCGCGCCGCGCGCGCGCGCTCCGCCTGTACGGCCGTCGTCGCCGCGTGCGCCGCACTCGTCGTCGCGACGCTCCCCGCGCGCGCTGCGACGCCGACTGCGGCCGCAACGCCGTCACCTCAGGGCGCGGAAGGCGCGCCCCTCTCGCCGCCGCGCCCGCTCCCTCTCGCGTGGTGCCTCGAGCGCGCCGCCGTCGCCAACCCCGACATCGCCGAGCTCGCGGCGCTGCTCGACGCGGCGGGCGAGCGCATCGCGCAGGCGGGCGCGCTCGAGGACGTTCGCTTCGCCTACGAGGCGAGCAACGTGCCGACCGGCACCTTCGACTTCGACTCGACCATGATGTCGGGGCACCAGCTCGGGCTGCGCCAGCAGCTGCCCTTCCCAGGCCTGCTCGCGAGCCGCGAGCGCGCGGCCGAGCGCGGGCGCGACGCGGCCGCCTTCGCCGTCGCGAACCGCGAGCGCACCGTCGCGAGCGCGGTCGAGGTCGCGTGGGCCGAGCTCGGCTACGCGCAACGCGCGCTCGCCATCACCGATCGCAACCTCGAGCTGCTGCGCCAGCTCGCGAGCGCAGCCGAGGCGAAGTACGCGGTCGGGTCGGGCATGCAGGCCGACGTGCTGCGCGCACAGGTCGAGCTGACCTCGCTGCTGGAGATGCGGCTCGCGCACGAGGCGCGGGTCGAGGCCGCCAACGCGCGACTCGTCGCTCTGCTCGACCTTCCGCCAGCGACCGCGCTGCCGCCGACGGCGAGCGGCGACGAGCCGCCGCCCGCTCCCGCGCTCGCCCCGCTTCTCGCGCGGCTCGCCTCGAGCAGCCCGCTGCTCGAGGGGCTCGCCGCGCAGGTGGAGCAGCAGCGACACGCGGTCGACGCCGCGGAGCTCGAAGGTCTTCCCGACGTCGACGTCGGCATCGGCTACCGCGTCCGCAGCTCGGTGCCCGGCGACCCCGTGCGCGGCGACGACTTCCTCTCCGCGGGCGTCACCGTCCGGCTTCCCGTGAACCGCGCGCGCTGGCGTGCACACGCGGCCGAGCAGCGCGCGCTCCTCCGCGCCGCGGAGGCGCGCCTGCGTTCGCAGACGGCCGCGGCGAGCGCGCGCGCGCGCGACGCGCACGCCGCGCTCGCGCGCGCCGACGCCGCACTCGCGCTGCTGCGCACGGGGCTCGTCCCGCAGGCGGCGCAGTCGTTCGAGGCGAGCCGCTCGGCCTACGAGGTCGGCCGACTCGATTTCACCGACGTGCTCGAGAGCCAGATGCGCCTGCTCGACGTGGAGGTGCGGGCCGAGCGCGCACGCGCGGACAGGCATGCAGGTTGGGCGGGCCTCGAGGCCGTCGTCGGGGCGGATCTGCGATGA
- a CDS encoding efflux RND transporter periplasmic adaptor subunit, which produces MGWLANDRLGAHAPHEPESAASPARGASPCPDGAAPLYWKAPMDPTYVRDAPGKSPMGMDLVPECARTPATGATDGVAIDPVVVQNMGVRTAIAQRRDLARAVRAVGRVAWDERRVSHVHTKVQGWIEALYVEYEGQLVRKGDPMIELYSPELLATQEELIVAARYRDETAKSPFDDVRRAGASLFEATRRRLDLWDVPERDIEHLLATGVARKTLTLHAHSSGVVTHLGARMGMEVNANEVLYTIADLSRVWVLADVYEYELPWIEEGQSATLDVRSIPGRSFRGTVAQVYPFLDPRTRTARVRVELANSDLALKPDMFANVVIETTPRAAVVAVPSEAVIRTGERAVVVRALGEGRFDPRAVEVGVDGGDGWVEIAHGIEAGDRVVTSGQFLIDSESRLRESLQKLLAREE; this is translated from the coding sequence GTGGGCTGGCTCGCGAACGATCGGCTCGGCGCACACGCACCGCACGAGCCCGAGAGTGCCGCGAGCCCGGCGCGCGGCGCGTCGCCGTGCCCGGACGGAGCCGCGCCGCTCTACTGGAAGGCGCCGATGGACCCGACCTATGTCCGCGACGCGCCGGGCAAATCGCCGATGGGCATGGACCTCGTGCCCGAATGCGCGCGCACGCCCGCGACCGGTGCGACCGACGGCGTCGCGATCGATCCGGTCGTCGTGCAGAACATGGGTGTGCGCACTGCGATCGCGCAGCGCCGCGATCTGGCGCGCGCCGTGCGCGCAGTCGGGCGCGTCGCCTGGGACGAGCGTCGCGTCTCGCACGTCCACACCAAGGTGCAGGGCTGGATCGAGGCGCTCTACGTCGAGTACGAGGGGCAGCTCGTCCGCAAGGGCGATCCGATGATCGAGCTCTACTCGCCCGAGCTGCTCGCGACGCAGGAGGAGCTGATCGTCGCGGCGCGCTATCGCGACGAGACGGCGAAGAGCCCGTTCGACGACGTCCGCAGGGCGGGAGCCTCGTTGTTCGAAGCGACTCGGCGCCGACTCGACCTGTGGGACGTGCCCGAGCGCGACATCGAGCACCTGCTCGCCACCGGAGTCGCGCGCAAGACCCTCACGCTGCACGCCCACTCGTCGGGCGTCGTCACGCACCTCGGGGCGCGCATGGGCATGGAGGTCAACGCCAACGAGGTGCTCTACACGATCGCCGATCTCTCGCGCGTGTGGGTGCTGGCAGACGTCTACGAGTACGAGCTCCCGTGGATCGAGGAGGGCCAGTCGGCGACGCTCGACGTCCGCTCGATCCCGGGGCGGTCGTTTCGCGGAACCGTCGCGCAGGTGTACCCGTTCCTCGATCCGCGCACGCGCACGGCGCGTGTGCGCGTCGAGCTCGCGAACTCCGACCTCGCCCTCAAGCCCGACATGTTCGCGAACGTCGTGATCGAGACGACGCCGCGCGCCGCCGTCGTCGCGGTGCCGAGCGAGGCGGTGATCCGCACCGGCGAACGCGCGGTCGTGGTCCGCGCGCTCGGCGAAGGGAGGTTCGATCCGCGCGCGGTCGAGGTGGGCGTCGACGGCGGCGACGGCTGGGTCGAGATCGCGCACGGCATCGAAGCGGGCGACCGCGTCGTCACGTCCGGCCAGTTCCTGATCGACAGCGAGAGCCGTCTGCGCGAGTCGCTGCAGAAGCTGCTCGCGCGCGAGGAGTAG
- a CDS encoding CusA/CzcA family heavy metal efflux RND transporter: MLRRVIEASATHALLTSVLALAVAGFGVAALLRTPVDAIPDLSDVQVIVTTELPGQAPQVVEDQVTYPLTTALLAVPFAKTVRGTSMFGQSFVYVLFEDGTDLYWARSRVLEVLSFVSGRLPEGVTPALGPDATGVGWVYEYALLDRTGGHDLSELRSLQDWYLRYELQALPGVAEVASLGGFVRQYQVEVDPNALASLGIPLAQVRRAIERSNSDVGGRLVEIAESEFMVRGRGYLRGIDDLRRVAIGADGRGTPILLRDVATVQIGPELRRGLADLDGEGEVAAGIVVMRSGENALAVIGRVKTRLAELAAGLPDGVEIVPVYDRSSLIERAVTNLRHKLVEESLVVALVCAVFLFHVRSALVAVLTLPLGVLFSFIVMYAQGIDANIMSLGGVAIAIGAMVDASIVMIENAHKHLERHDGAKPRARILLDAAVEVGPSLFFSLLVITVSFLPVFALEAQEGRLFRPLAFTKTYAMLGAALLSITVVPLFMLWLVRGRVRPESANPLNRALHRAYGPVLRFALRHPRAVVVTVLALLLASIFPASRLGSEFMPPLDEGDLLYMPTTLPGVSVTKAREILQQTDRMIRGVPEVARVFGKVGRAESATDPAPLSMIETTIALRPRDEWRPGMTPQKLVAELDARVRLPGITNAWTMPIKTRIDMLSTGIKTPVGIKVAGPELATIEAIGERIEAILRGVPGTLSVYSERVTGGNYLDFDIDRRAIARHGLVVGDVQDVIQSAIGGTNVTSTIEGLERYPVNLRYPRELRDSLGALRRVLVPTPSGAQVPLEQLASLELRRGPPMIKTENARPNGWIYVDLEGSDVGGYVAEAKRALANGLELPVGYSVAWSGQYEYMERAAERLRIVVPLTIALIFVLLYLNFRNLADSAIVLLTLPFALVGGVWLLWALDYDTSVAVGVGFLALSGVAAETGVVMLLFLENAVAQARDEGRLRTRDDLAEAIFEGAVLRLRPKMMTVTTIFAGLLPIMWGSGAGSETMRRIAAPMIGGMASATVLTLVVIPVVFAWVRGRALPPAPKPQGGAA; this comes from the coding sequence ATGCTCCGCAGGGTCATCGAAGCGTCCGCCACCCACGCGCTCCTCACGAGTGTGCTGGCGCTCGCCGTGGCGGGCTTCGGCGTCGCCGCTCTGCTGCGCACGCCGGTCGACGCGATCCCGGACCTGTCCGACGTGCAGGTCATCGTGACGACGGAGCTGCCCGGGCAGGCGCCGCAGGTCGTCGAGGACCAGGTGACCTACCCGCTCACCACCGCACTGCTCGCCGTGCCCTTCGCGAAGACCGTGCGCGGAACGTCGATGTTCGGCCAGTCGTTCGTGTACGTGCTGTTCGAGGACGGCACCGACCTGTACTGGGCGCGCAGCCGCGTGCTCGAGGTGCTGAGCTTCGTGTCCGGGCGGCTGCCGGAGGGCGTGACGCCCGCGCTCGGCCCCGATGCGACGGGCGTCGGCTGGGTGTACGAATACGCGCTCCTCGATCGCACGGGCGGGCACGACCTCTCCGAGCTTCGCTCCCTCCAGGACTGGTACCTGCGCTACGAGCTGCAGGCGCTGCCCGGCGTCGCGGAGGTCGCGAGCCTCGGCGGGTTCGTCCGGCAGTACCAGGTGGAGGTCGATCCGAACGCGCTCGCGTCACTGGGCATCCCGCTCGCGCAGGTGCGGCGCGCGATCGAGCGCAGCAACAGCGACGTCGGCGGTCGCCTCGTCGAGATCGCCGAGAGCGAGTTCATGGTGCGCGGGCGCGGCTACCTCCGCGGCATCGACGACCTGCGTCGGGTGGCGATCGGCGCCGACGGACGGGGCACTCCGATCCTGTTGCGCGACGTGGCCACCGTACAGATCGGCCCGGAGCTCCGGCGCGGGCTCGCCGACCTCGACGGCGAGGGCGAGGTGGCGGCCGGCATCGTCGTCATGCGCTCCGGCGAGAACGCGCTCGCGGTGATCGGTCGCGTGAAGACGCGGCTCGCGGAGCTGGCCGCCGGCCTGCCGGACGGCGTCGAGATCGTCCCCGTCTACGACCGCTCGTCGCTGATCGAGCGCGCCGTCACCAACCTGCGCCACAAGCTCGTCGAGGAGAGCCTGGTCGTCGCGCTCGTGTGCGCCGTCTTCCTGTTCCACGTGCGCAGCGCGCTCGTCGCGGTGCTCACGCTTCCGCTCGGCGTGTTGTTCTCGTTCATCGTGATGTACGCGCAGGGCATCGACGCGAACATCATGTCGCTCGGCGGCGTGGCGATCGCGATCGGCGCCATGGTGGACGCCTCGATCGTGATGATCGAGAACGCGCACAAGCACCTCGAACGCCACGACGGGGCGAAGCCGCGCGCGCGCATCCTGCTCGACGCGGCCGTCGAGGTGGGCCCCTCGCTGTTCTTCTCCCTGCTCGTCATCACCGTCTCGTTCCTGCCCGTGTTCGCGCTCGAGGCGCAGGAGGGCCGGCTCTTCCGTCCCCTCGCGTTCACGAAGACGTACGCGATGCTCGGCGCCGCGCTGCTGTCGATCACGGTCGTGCCGCTGTTCATGCTGTGGCTGGTGCGCGGGCGCGTCCGCCCCGAGAGCGCGAACCCGCTCAACCGCGCGCTCCACCGCGCGTACGGCCCGGTGCTGCGCTTTGCGCTGCGTCACCCGAGGGCGGTCGTGGTCACGGTGCTCGCGCTGCTCCTCGCGTCGATCTTCCCGGCCTCGCGCCTCGGCAGCGAGTTCATGCCGCCGCTCGACGAGGGCGACCTGCTCTACATGCCGACGACGCTGCCCGGCGTCTCCGTCACGAAGGCACGCGAGATCCTGCAGCAGACGGACCGCATGATCCGCGGGGTGCCCGAAGTCGCGCGCGTGTTCGGAAAGGTCGGGCGCGCCGAGTCCGCGACCGACCCGGCTCCGCTGTCGATGATCGAGACGACGATCGCGCTGCGCCCGCGCGACGAGTGGCGACCCGGGATGACCCCGCAGAAGCTCGTCGCCGAGCTCGACGCGCGTGTGCGCCTCCCCGGCATCACGAACGCCTGGACGATGCCCATCAAGACGCGCATCGACATGCTCTCGACCGGCATCAAGACGCCGGTCGGCATCAAGGTGGCGGGGCCCGAGCTCGCCACCATCGAGGCGATCGGCGAGCGCATCGAGGCGATCCTTCGCGGCGTACCGGGAACCCTGAGCGTCTACTCCGAGCGCGTCACGGGCGGCAACTACCTCGACTTCGACATCGATCGCCGCGCCATCGCGCGCCACGGCCTCGTCGTGGGCGACGTGCAGGACGTGATCCAGAGCGCGATCGGCGGCACGAACGTCACGTCCACGATCGAAGGGCTCGAGCGCTACCCCGTGAACCTGCGCTACCCGCGCGAGCTGCGCGACAGCCTCGGCGCCCTGCGGCGTGTGCTCGTGCCGACGCCGTCGGGCGCGCAGGTGCCGCTCGAGCAGCTCGCGTCGCTCGAGCTCCGCAGGGGGCCGCCCATGATCAAGACCGAGAACGCGCGCCCCAACGGCTGGATCTACGTCGATCTCGAGGGCAGCGACGTCGGCGGCTACGTCGCCGAGGCGAAGCGCGCGCTCGCGAACGGGCTCGAGCTTCCCGTCGGCTACTCGGTCGCGTGGAGCGGACAGTACGAGTACATGGAGCGCGCCGCGGAACGGCTGCGCATCGTCGTGCCCCTCACGATCGCGCTGATCTTCGTCCTCCTCTACCTGAACTTCCGCAACCTCGCCGACAGCGCGATCGTGCTGCTGACGCTGCCCTTCGCGCTCGTGGGCGGCGTGTGGCTGCTCTGGGCGCTCGACTACGACACGAGCGTCGCCGTCGGCGTCGGCTTCCTCGCACTCTCGGGCGTGGCCGCGGAGACGGGCGTCGTGATGCTGCTCTTCCTCGAGAACGCGGTCGCGCAGGCCCGCGACGAGGGGCGGCTGCGCACGCGCGACGACCTCGCCGAGGCGATCTTCGAAGGCGCGGTCCTGCGCCTGCGGCCGAAGATGATGACCGTGACGACGATCTTCGCCGGGCTGCTTCCCATCATGTGGGGATCGGGCGCAGGATCGGAGACGATGCGCCGCATCGCCGCTCCGATGATCGGCGGCATGGCGTCCGCCACCGTGCTGACGCTCGTCGTGATCCCGGTCGTGTTCGCCTGGGTGCGCGGTCGCGCACTGCCGCCCGCACCGAAGCCGCAAGGAGGCGCCGCATGA